In Gymnogyps californianus isolate 813 chromosome 1, ASM1813914v2, whole genome shotgun sequence, the following are encoded in one genomic region:
- the MMP7 gene encoding matrilysin, translating to MQYLLLCAAILLPESLAFPVQLEPEPRSKRDLENVKVYLNKFFPLLAKTRSLSLEERIKEMQRFFHLTVTGKLNTETEEIMKQPRCGVPDIADYKTFPGSPRWKKTHLTYKIVNYTPDLPQRKVDDAIRRAFMVWSDVTPLQFQRVFKGHADIVIGFARGEHGDGYPFDGRGNTLAHAFAPGEGLGGDAHFDDDERWSEYNREVNLFLVAAHEFGHSLGLAHSNVREALMYPIYSYVNPATFRLSEDDRRGIQKLYGRKSSNS from the exons ATGCAATACCTCCTGCTTTGTGCTGCCATCCTCCTACCTGAGAGTCTTGCTTTTCCAGTGCAACTTGAACCAGAACCACGGAGCAAGAGAGACTTGGAGAATGTAAAG gtaTATCTTAATAAATTCTTTCCACTTCTTGCAAAAACACGAAGCCTAAGCTTAGAAGAGAGgattaaagaaatgcagagattttTCCACCTGACTGtaactggaaaattaaatacagaaacagaagaaataatgaaacagCCCAGATGTGGAGTCCCCGATATAGCAGATTACAAAACATTTCCTGGAAGTCCAAGATGGAAAAAGACACATTTGACTTACAA GATTGTCAATTATACACCTGATCTACCCCAAAGGAAAGTGGATGATGCAATTAGAAGGGCTTTTATGGTATGGAGTGATGTGACTCCGCTGCAGTTCCAAAGAGTATTCAAGGGACATGCAGACATTGTGATTGGATTTGCACGTGGTG agcatGGTGATGGATATCCTTTTGACGGAAGAGGTAACACACTAGCTCATGCGTTTGCACCTGGAGAAGGGCTTGGTGGAGATGCTCATTTTGATGATGATGAAAGGTGGTCAGAGTACAATCGAG aagttAATTTGTTCCTTGTTGCTGCTCATGAATTTGGCCATTCTTTGGGACTTGCTCATTCAAATGTCCGTGAAGCTCTGATGTACCCTATCTACTCATACGTGAACCCAGCAACCTTCAGACTTTCAGAGGATGATAGGCGAGGAATTCAGAAGTTATACG GGAGAAAGTCGTCAAACTCTTGA